A genome region from Cerasicoccus sp. TK19100 includes the following:
- a CDS encoding mechanosensitive ion channel family protein, whose product MHRHFWAGAWLLLLWAAGSVAFAAGKDTSGGSQSNNSLATKVVQQNTAEGDAAQTEPTPADVPESAVPAATPDAATPASSQPAETNPATDAPAKPEAAPDNASTAAPAATSTTTPAAPATTAAAPAAKPKTPDQPDAIDNAASDVAKVVTGKESVQHEANKYETITKQAFEKYGPGSIEALAIALIGFLIARLVRALFIKFGAAREWDEAITEYLALVIFISIMTMFLISALKALGFPVNSMLASFGITGVIIGLGVRAQLNNYFAGVAMLAARPFHKGDLIEFGPPFQIGIVQNVYMSSTVLDTLDNVRIVVPNGVLWRNMIKNYSSNQERTIRFDLTIDPTLELAWVRDLASQVLVANEHILQNPAPELDVAEVTPDGVRSVLKAKCRANAVQVFAQLVEDLRQAFAEAGMNVKLPAKGVKLKVEE is encoded by the coding sequence ATGCATCGGCATTTTTGGGCTGGCGCGTGGTTGTTGCTTTTGTGGGCCGCCGGTTCGGTGGCGTTTGCCGCGGGTAAGGACACCAGCGGCGGAAGCCAGTCGAATAACTCGCTTGCGACGAAGGTTGTCCAGCAGAATACGGCTGAGGGCGACGCCGCGCAAACCGAGCCCACGCCAGCGGATGTGCCTGAGAGCGCGGTTCCTGCCGCCACGCCGGATGCGGCCACCCCGGCTTCCAGCCAGCCCGCGGAGACCAACCCGGCGACGGATGCCCCGGCCAAACCGGAAGCCGCGCCGGACAACGCAAGCACTGCGGCTCCCGCCGCCACGTCAACGACAACTCCTGCGGCTCCCGCCACCACGGCAGCGGCACCGGCTGCCAAACCGAAGACCCCCGACCAGCCCGACGCGATTGACAACGCCGCGAGTGACGTGGCCAAGGTCGTGACCGGCAAGGAGTCCGTCCAGCACGAGGCGAACAAATACGAGACCATCACCAAGCAGGCCTTTGAGAAATACGGGCCGGGCTCGATTGAGGCGCTGGCCATTGCGCTGATCGGATTCCTGATTGCACGACTGGTGCGCGCGCTCTTTATCAAATTTGGTGCGGCGCGTGAGTGGGATGAAGCCATCACCGAATACCTGGCGCTGGTGATCTTCATCAGCATCATGACGATGTTCCTCATCTCGGCGCTCAAGGCGCTGGGCTTCCCGGTCAACTCGATGCTGGCCTCGTTTGGGATCACGGGCGTCATCATCGGCCTGGGCGTTCGCGCGCAGCTCAACAACTACTTTGCCGGGGTGGCGATGCTCGCGGCACGCCCCTTTCACAAGGGCGACTTGATCGAGTTTGGCCCGCCGTTTCAGATCGGCATCGTGCAGAATGTTTACATGTCGAGCACCGTGCTCGATACGCTGGACAACGTGCGCATCGTCGTGCCCAACGGCGTGCTCTGGCGTAACATGATCAAGAATTATTCCAGCAATCAGGAGCGCACGATCCGGTTCGATTTAACCATCGACCCTACGCTGGAGCTGGCCTGGGTGCGCGATTTGGCCTCGCAGGTCTTGGTCGCCAATGAGCACATTTTGCAAAACCCGGCGCCCGAGCTGGACGTCGCGGAGGTCACCCCCGATGGCGTGCGCTCGGTGCTCAAGGCCAAGTGCCGCGCCAACGCGGTGCAGGTGTTTGCGCAACTCGTGGAGGACCTGCGGCAGGCGTTTGCCGAAGCGGGGATGAACGTGAAACTGCCCGCCAAGGGCGTGAAGCTGAAGGTGGAGGAGTAG
- a CDS encoding DUF4160 domain-containing protein: MPRVFEQDGFLFFFYSNDHHPIHVHVRYGDGEAVFIIADEVTLRESVGLKVKELSKAEKLASDNKSLIVQKWNEHIG, encoded by the coding sequence ATGCCGCGAGTCTTTGAGCAAGACGGGTTCCTGTTTTTCTTCTACAGTAACGACCACCACCCGATTCATGTCCACGTTCGCTACGGGGACGGTGAAGCGGTTTTCATCATTGCAGATGAAGTAACCTTAAGAGAATCCGTAGGCTTAAAAGTAAAGGAACTTTCCAAAGCCGAGAAGCTTGCGTCGGACAACAAATCTCTTATTGTTCAAAAGTGGAATGAGCACATTGGTTGA
- a CDS encoding GntR family transcriptional regulator, whose protein sequence is MSFKPAALSDQLYAELKRRILHCELPPGARLIEKTLCEELEVSRASLREALNRLSGERLVILKTNCGFSVAPLTEESFRNICELRRVLESQAAALAAERATAQDIEDMCRAATVPVELDDPDGGRVYCEANRAFHASVAASIDNLLLEEAILSALDKDQQPIYYGIDLGVCTSPAEVSTEHLAIVDAITARDATRARQLMWDHIGNKEDRILDALRSGRREVVGV, encoded by the coding sequence ATGTCCTTCAAACCCGCAGCATTGTCCGATCAGCTCTATGCCGAGCTCAAGCGCCGCATCCTGCATTGCGAGCTGCCGCCCGGTGCGCGGCTGATTGAGAAGACGCTTTGTGAAGAGCTGGAGGTGTCGCGCGCGTCATTGCGGGAAGCGCTGAACCGCTTGTCTGGCGAGCGGCTGGTTATTTTAAAGACGAATTGCGGGTTCAGCGTCGCGCCGCTGACCGAGGAGTCGTTCCGCAATATCTGCGAGCTGCGCCGTGTGCTGGAGAGCCAGGCCGCCGCGCTGGCCGCCGAGCGCGCCACGGCGCAGGATATCGAAGACATGTGCCGCGCCGCCACGGTGCCGGTCGAGCTGGACGACCCCGACGGCGGGCGCGTTTACTGCGAGGCCAACCGCGCCTTCCACGCCTCGGTCGCCGCGAGTATCGACAACCTGCTGCTCGAAGAGGCGATTCTCTCCGCGCTCGATAAAGACCAGCAGCCAATTTACTACGGCATCGATTTGGGCGTCTGCACGAGCCCGGCCGAAGTTTCCACCGAGCACCTGGCGATCGTCGACGCCATCACCGCACGCGACGCCACCCGTGCCCGTCAGCTCATGTGGGACCACATCGGCAACAAAGAAGACCGCATCCTCGACGCCCTCCGCAGCGGCCGCCGCGAAGTGGTGGGGGTATAG
- a CDS encoding helix-turn-helix domain-containing protein, which produces MAQDKEDSPQTFTTAEAAQRLGVSIAKLYQFITAGRIKPKVHRNEVTLNASDVDALFDELAANRDTYVGALEALHHKVCTGLSEPLGHTEDAKLEVGMLVNDLFRRMARDAWDSLALRIDKEGQRAELIYNIGGETHLLEKLEVKLGQEIAASLCETASLNTEATAARSAFTFSADGVQTRFHAAHAVAVDSERVHIIRFEQDHPEFDRIWKLPDDQRAKLEETLATPGGLYLMSTPRDLPGAFHVLSLARRLCPEQRAGVLISKHETLRREGFLTEIVYGDGEEQPSLDEALKTVFALDASVAVFTDVSSVEQARAVLEMSAAGVPTVAFLPGSSLAESIGAWRGWGIGAAALAREVRIGIERRGSSHGLSYRLLCDTKQLPAALAAENAIDAVEALME; this is translated from the coding sequence ATGGCGCAAGACAAAGAAGACAGCCCGCAGACATTCACCACAGCCGAGGCGGCTCAGCGCCTGGGCGTCAGCATTGCCAAGCTCTACCAGTTTATCACCGCCGGCCGCATCAAGCCCAAGGTCCACCGCAACGAAGTAACGTTGAATGCGTCCGATGTGGATGCGCTCTTCGATGAGCTTGCCGCTAACCGCGATACCTACGTGGGTGCGCTGGAAGCTTTGCATCACAAAGTCTGTACCGGCTTGTCCGAACCCTTAGGCCACACCGAAGACGCCAAGCTGGAAGTCGGCATGCTCGTCAACGACCTCTTTCGCCGCATGGCGCGCGACGCGTGGGACAGCCTGGCCCTGCGCATCGACAAAGAGGGCCAGCGCGCCGAGCTGATCTACAACATCGGCGGTGAAACGCATTTGCTCGAAAAGCTCGAAGTAAAGCTCGGCCAGGAAATCGCCGCCAGTCTTTGCGAAACGGCGTCGTTGAACACGGAGGCAACGGCCGCGCGCTCGGCCTTTACCTTTTCCGCTGATGGCGTGCAAACGCGGTTCCACGCCGCGCATGCGGTGGCGGTGGATAGCGAGCGTGTGCACATCATTCGCTTTGAGCAGGATCACCCGGAGTTTGATCGCATCTGGAAGCTGCCCGATGACCAGCGCGCGAAGCTGGAAGAAACGTTGGCCACGCCGGGCGGACTCTACCTGATGTCCACGCCGCGCGACTTACCGGGGGCCTTCCACGTGCTGTCGCTGGCGCGTCGACTTTGCCCGGAGCAACGCGCGGGCGTGCTGATCTCCAAGCACGAAACGCTGCGCCGCGAAGGCTTCCTGACGGAGATTGTTTATGGCGATGGCGAGGAGCAGCCTTCACTCGACGAGGCCTTGAAAACCGTGTTTGCACTCGATGCATCGGTGGCGGTATTCACGGATGTATCGTCCGTCGAGCAGGCGCGCGCCGTGCTGGAAATGTCGGCCGCCGGTGTGCCCACGGTGGCGTTTTTGCCGGGATCGAGCCTCGCGGAATCCATCGGTGCCTGGCGTGGTTGGGGCATCGGCGCGGCGGCCCTCGCACGCGAAGTGCGCATCGGAATCGAGCGTCGCGGCTCATCGCATGGGCTGAGCTACCGTTTACTTTGCGATACAAAGCAACTGCCGGCAGCGCTCGCGGCGGAGAATGCCATCGACGCTGTCGAGGCGCTGATGGAGTAG
- a CDS encoding DUF2442 domain-containing protein, giving the protein MSTLVDKAKAAAFANGYVTVVMESGVEVKFPIKGNPRLEQGTEVQLNNIELSPFGLHWPDLDEDLSFRGLFEGNYGQRK; this is encoded by the coding sequence ATGAGCACATTGGTTGACAAAGCTAAAGCGGCAGCCTTTGCCAACGGATACGTGACTGTCGTGATGGAGAGTGGCGTGGAGGTGAAGTTCCCCATCAAGGGCAATCCACGCCTGGAGCAGGGAACCGAGGTGCAGCTCAATAACATCGAGCTGTCTCCGTTTGGGCTGCATTGGCCGGACTTGGACGAAGATCTGTCGTTTCGAGGACTGTTTGAAGGCAATTACGGGCAGCGTAAATAG